Proteins from one Cryptomeria japonica chromosome 4, Sugi_1.0, whole genome shotgun sequence genomic window:
- the LOC131079292 gene encoding bifunctional dihydroflavonol 4-reductase/flavanone 4-reductase, with the protein MMAEEICKEEKGTVCVTGAAGFIGSWLTMRLLELGYVVRATVRDPGNPVKTSHLLKLPGANERLTLWKADLDDEGSFDNAINGCEGVFHVATAMDFESQDPENEVIKPTVNGVLNVMRSCAKAKSVKRVIFTSSAGAVNFTDDWGTPGKIYDETCWTNVELCRAGKMTGWMYFVSKTLGERAALEFAEKNNVDLIRVIPTLVVGPFIMQTMPPSVGAALALLTRNEPYYMILRQVQVVHLDDLCMSLIFLYEHPQAKGRYISSSHDITIVQLAKMLAQKYPQYNIPTEFKDAEESLPVVPYSSKKLVDMGFKFKYTIDDMFDGAIQSCLEKGLLP; encoded by the exons ATGATGGCAGAAGAGATATGCAAGGAAGAGAAAGGCACAGTCTGTGTTACAGGAGCTGCTGGTTTCATTGGTTCATGGCTTACAATGCGTCTACTTGAGCTGGGTTATGTTGTGAGAGCAACTGTCAGAGACCCAG GAAATCCAGTGAAGACCAGTCATTTGTTGAAACTACCTGGGGCCAATGAGAGACTAACCCTTTGGAAAgcagacttggatgatgaaggaagCTTTGACAATGCCATTAATGGTTGTGAAGGTGTTTTCCATGTTGCAACTGCAATGGATTTTGAGTCCCAGGATCCAGAG AATGAAGTAATCAAGCCAACAGTCAATGGGGTATTGAATGTCATGAGATCATGTGCAAAAGCCAAGTCTGTGAAAAGAGTGATTTTTACCTCATCTGCCGGAGCAGTGAATTTTACTGATGACTGGGGAACACCAGGCAAAATCTATGATGAAACATGCTGGACCAATGTGGAGCTTTGTAGGGCTGGAAAAATGACTGGCTGG ATGTACTTTGTGTCAAAAACACTTGGAGAAAGGGCTGCGTTAGAATTTGCAGAGAAGAATAATGTTGATCTTATCAGAGTTATACCAACATTAGTAGTTGGGCCATTTATAATGCAGACTATGCCTCCCAGCGTGGGAGCAGCTTTGGCACTGTTAACAA GGAATGAGCCCTATTACATGATATTGAGACAAGTGCAGGTGGTCCACTTGGATGATCTCTGCATGTCACTCATTTTCCTGTACGAACATCCCCAAGCAAAAGGCAGATATATATCTTCCTCCCATGATATCACCATTGTTCAGCTGGCAAAGATGTTGGCTCAGAAATACCCACAGTACAATATTCCAACTGA GTTTAAAGATGCGGAAGAGTCTTTGCCAGTGGTACCATATTCATCAAAAAAGCTTGTTGACATGGGCTTCAAGTTCAAGTACACCATAGATGACATGTTTGATGGAGCCATTCAAAGTTGTCTGGAGAAAGGGCTTCTGCCGTAG